A stretch of Pelecanus crispus isolate bPelCri1 chromosome 3, bPelCri1.pri, whole genome shotgun sequence DNA encodes these proteins:
- the LOC104035176 gene encoding cysteine-rich venom protein TEL1, translating into MILPVLFLCLAAVLPLSTGEVLSYVSLPLLTVPSSQREPEGFDILSTSKADQQKLIVDRHNTLRRGVQPTASNMMKMEWCPLAEKNAQKWANRCTLSHSPANMRKTTVQCGENLFMSSAPFSWSDVIQTWYNEKKNFQYGIGAKPPGAMIGHYTQVVWYNSYQIGCAVAFCPNSKYKYFYVCQYCPMGNLQSSIRTPYKKGKPCGDCPNACENGLCSHKTITEPHFSMPGVLPRWDELWSETNEEGVYDKGGQMLVVGVHCDADTLHFMDQDIHMALIKDDNFEDVYSNCFGKVSCMYP; encoded by the exons ATGATTCTGCCAGTGCTGTTCCTGTGTCTCgcagctgtgctgcctctgtCCACTGGAGAG GTCCTGAGCTATGTGTCTCTCCCTTTGCTCACAGTCCCATCCTCTCAACGT GAACCTGAAGGTTTCGATATTCTGTCAACTAGCAAAGCAGATCAGCAGAAGCTGATTGTTGACAGACATAATACTCTCAGGAGAGGAGTACAACCAACTGCCAGCAACATGATGAAGATG GAATGGTGTCCTCTGGCTGAAAAGAATGCCCAAAAATGGGCCAATCGATGTACTTTAAGTCACAGTCCTGCTAACATGAGGAAAACCA ctgTACAATGTGGCGAAAACCTCTTCATGTCATCTGCCCCTTTCTCATGGTCAGATGTTATTCAGACCTGGtacaatgagaagaaaaatttccaGTATGGAATTGGAGCAAAACCACCAGGTGCTATGATTGGCCATTACACTCAG GTGGTTTGGTACAATTCTTATCAAATTGGATGTGCCGTCGCTTTCTGTCCGAACAGtaaatacaaatacttttaTGTCTGCCAGTACTGCCCCAT GGGGAATCTACAAAGTTCAATTCGGACACcctacaaaaaaggaaaaccctgTGGTGATTGCCCTAATGCTTGTGAGAATGGCTTATGCA GCCACAAGACTATTACAGAACCACACTTCAGCATGCCAGGTGTTTTACCTAGGTGGGATGAATTGTGGAGTGAAACCAACGAAGAAGGAGTCTATGATAAGGGTGGGCAAATGTTAGTAGTTGGTGTACACTGTGATGCAGATACCCTTCACTTCATGGATCAAGATATTCATATGGCCTTAATTAAAGATGACAAT TTTGAAGATGTTTATTCCAACTGCTTTGGCAAAGTCTCCTGCATGTACCCATAG